A genomic window from Bacillus mesophilus includes:
- a CDS encoding EAL domain-containing protein, which yields MHSLDSELTCHLRITKELGIGSYLGAPLVTDDGKVFGSLVVLKTHANSFSQEDEGYIKLFSHILSTLIHHEYNRIHESITDQYNLSFFKELCQRENIQSGGVFSLDIDRFRYINDRYGYSAGNSLLKQVADRINSSLQGEYFLLKGNGDEFVLFSPGVENGEHIKEITTKLLSLFKQPFRIKEYDVYMTTSIGVSLFTSENVQVDLVFKQSELAMYAAKANVGNQYQLYTTILDKESIRKQTILNDLLSPHVKKEFYLLYQPQFCLNSMELIGVEALVRWKHPDLGMISPGEFIPLAEETGKIIELGDWVLNHACQEFKQYLINHQIQTEVKLSVNTSVLEFQQPDFEERVFSALTLSGLSPHQLELEITENIAMEAGSHIYNKMALLKQQGIQIAIDDFGTGYSSLGYLKEYPITTLKLDRSLIQEVDQDPKQNEIVKGITNIAIALQLQVVCEGIETEDQLQTLRELGPIIGQGYLLGKPGTLDQLFDSSLTLAKLADTNLI from the coding sequence ATTCATTCGCTAGATTCAGAGTTAACCTGTCATCTAAGAATAACAAAGGAATTGGGCATCGGATCTTATCTAGGTGCACCCCTTGTGACTGACGATGGCAAAGTGTTCGGTAGTCTAGTCGTTCTTAAAACACATGCTAATTCCTTTTCTCAAGAAGACGAAGGTTATATCAAACTATTTTCTCACATTCTATCTACCCTGATTCATCACGAATATAACCGAATTCATGAATCAATTACAGATCAGTATAATCTCTCGTTTTTCAAAGAGCTCTGTCAAAGAGAAAACATTCAATCAGGCGGGGTGTTCTCCCTAGATATCGATCGCTTTCGTTACATCAATGACCGTTACGGATATTCAGCTGGTAATAGTCTATTAAAGCAAGTCGCTGACCGAATAAATTCAAGCTTACAAGGGGAGTATTTTTTACTCAAAGGAAACGGGGATGAATTTGTCCTCTTTTCACCTGGAGTGGAAAATGGTGAACATATAAAAGAAATAACTACCAAACTCCTCTCTCTATTTAAGCAGCCTTTTCGAATAAAAGAATATGACGTCTATATGACGACTAGTATTGGGGTTTCTTTGTTTACGAGTGAAAATGTCCAGGTAGATCTGGTGTTTAAGCAATCAGAACTAGCAATGTATGCTGCTAAAGCAAATGTTGGAAATCAATATCAGCTCTATACAACCATCTTAGATAAAGAAAGTATTAGAAAACAAACCATTTTAAATGATCTACTCAGCCCCCATGTGAAAAAGGAGTTTTATTTACTATATCAACCGCAGTTTTGCTTGAATTCAATGGAGCTTATTGGAGTAGAGGCACTTGTTCGTTGGAAGCATCCGGACCTCGGAATGATCTCACCTGGGGAGTTTATCCCGCTTGCTGAAGAAACAGGCAAAATCATTGAACTTGGCGACTGGGTATTAAACCATGCCTGTCAGGAGTTCAAGCAGTATCTTATAAACCATCAGATACAGACGGAAGTTAAACTTTCTGTTAACACATCGGTACTAGAATTTCAGCAACCTGATTTTGAGGAAAGAGTGTTTTCGGCTCTAACACTTAGTGGGTTAAGTCCCCATCAACTGGAGTTAGAAATCACAGAGAATATCGCGATGGAAGCTGGTTCTCATATTTATAACAAGATGGCTTTACTCAAGCAGCAAGGAATTCAAATTGCCATTGATGACTTTGGCACAGGCTATTCGTCTTTAGGCTATTTAAAGGAATATCCCATCACCACTCTTAAGCTCGATCGTTCCTTGATTCAAGAAGTCGATCAGGACCCAAAGCAAAACGAGATTGTTAAGGGGATTACTAACATCGCCATTGCCCTTCAACTTCAAGTGGTTTGCGAAGGAATTGAGACAGAAGATCAGCTTCAGACCTTGAGGGAGCTTGGACCAATTATTGGACAAGGGTATTTATTAGGGAAGCCAGGTACTTTGGATCAGTTGTTTGATTCCTCACTTACTTTAGCAAAACTAGCAGATACAAACCTAATATAG
- a CDS encoding ABC transporter ATP-binding protein → MKPTHVYQAEGITAGYDHHTILHDVSISIPSNKISIIIGANGCGKSTLLKTMARLIKPTSGQVTLDGKPINKIPPKQLARVLGLLPQSPIVPEGITVADLVGRGRYPHQTFLKGWTKQDYEAVTEALEMMNITEFADRNIDELSGGQRQRVWIAMALAQQTDILFLDEPTTYLDITYQIEILDLLTDLNRKYGTTIVMVLHDINLSARYADYIFALKKGKLVSEGEPSKVITSTLIEDIFGLTSTVIKDPVSDSPYVIPIGRYHNSYNNPAKQVFS, encoded by the coding sequence ATGAAACCAACACATGTTTATCAAGCTGAAGGAATCACTGCTGGATATGATCATCATACGATCCTACATGATGTTAGTATTTCGATTCCAAGTAACAAAATTAGCATTATTATTGGAGCCAATGGTTGTGGAAAATCCACACTTCTTAAAACGATGGCTAGGCTGATCAAGCCTACTTCTGGTCAAGTTACGTTAGACGGAAAACCAATCAATAAAATTCCACCTAAACAGCTGGCTCGCGTTCTAGGTTTGTTACCTCAATCACCTATTGTGCCGGAGGGTATAACGGTTGCAGATTTAGTAGGCCGAGGAAGGTATCCACACCAAACGTTCTTAAAAGGGTGGACCAAACAGGATTATGAGGCAGTTACAGAAGCATTGGAAATGATGAACATCACTGAATTTGCCGATCGTAATATTGATGAGCTTTCAGGTGGTCAAAGGCAGCGTGTATGGATTGCAATGGCTCTCGCCCAACAAACAGATATCTTGTTTTTAGATGAGCCGACAACCTATTTAGATATCACGTATCAAATAGAAATTCTTGACCTCCTAACAGATCTTAACCGAAAATACGGAACTACGATTGTTATGGTTCTTCATGATATCAACTTGTCGGCACGTTATGCAGACTATATCTTTGCCCTTAAAAAGGGGAAGCTTGTCTCTGAGGGCGAACCATCAAAGGTCATTACAAGTACCTTAATCGAAGATATATTTGGTCTCACTTCTACTGTCATTAAGGATCCTGTATCTGATTCTCCTTATGTGATTCCAATTGGACGCTATCATAATTCATACAATAACCCTGCTAAACAGGTTTTCTCATAG
- a CDS encoding GNAT family N-acetyltransferase: MKNLFNQFPILHSERLTLRPISEEDAEHIYEYFSDDEVTQFYGIDSFTSLEQAIQLVTQFQKGYEEKKAVRWGIALSDTNQLIGSIGFHNMNHHHKRVEIGYEITKLEWGKGFVTEALKAVISYAFDQTEIHRIGATVRGENIPSQQVLTKLGFAQEGVLRDYQFSRGVFYDLIMFSLVRHNGFKGLIN, encoded by the coding sequence ATGAAAAATCTATTTAATCAATTTCCAATTCTACATTCAGAACGACTAACACTAAGACCCATTTCTGAAGAAGATGCTGAACATATATACGAATATTTTTCTGATGATGAAGTGACACAATTTTATGGAATTGACTCTTTTACTAGCTTAGAACAAGCTATTCAGCTGGTTACTCAATTTCAAAAAGGGTATGAAGAAAAGAAGGCTGTACGATGGGGGATTGCCCTTTCAGATACAAATCAACTCATTGGATCAATAGGATTTCATAATATGAACCATCACCATAAAAGAGTAGAGATTGGTTATGAGATTACTAAATTAGAATGGGGTAAGGGCTTCGTAACGGAAGCATTAAAGGCCGTTATTAGCTATGCTTTTGACCAAACTGAGATTCATCGTATTGGTGCAACTGTGAGAGGAGAAAATATCCCTTCACAACAGGTATTAACAAAGTTGGGATTTGCACAAGAAGGCGTGCTTCGAGATTATCAATTTTCAAGAGGAGTGTTTTATGATCTAATTATGTTCTCCTTAGTAAGACATAATGGGTTTAAGGGTCTAATTAATTAG
- the abc-f gene encoding ribosomal protection-like ABC-F family protein, whose translation MRELIKLHNVAYDIMNVKVFDVIYASVQQGDRIGIIGKNGAGKSTLLQLINHDLEPTQGQIQRLQQDLKVVRLEQETESHTSEDMTAFEVELLEKWQVPAHEFEKLSGGEKLKARLASGFAKHAHILLLDEPTNHLDQRSKEFLIQQMEGYKGTLIFVSHDRYFLDTMATKIWSIEGNQLIEHKGNYSSYQEMRQLRRLTQQRDYEKQKKMVERIESQMDELTSWSKKAHAQSTKKEGFKEYYRVKAKRMDSQVKSKQKRLEKELEKIKVKPVEPEYTVQFSMKTSNKVGKRFLEVKNLTKSFDERILFQNANFTIQYGEKIAITGLNGCGKTTLLKIIMGEESVEGDVWISPSASIGYLTQEVFDLPLNQTPEQLFYQETFQNRGKVQNLMKHLGFHSSQWTEPIRDMSMGERVKCKLMAYILEEKDVLILDEPTNHLDLPSREQLEDTLAKYNGTLLVVSHDRYFFEKTTENKLVISNKQIQKQYSEALQKRDEIEELRLKLESERQEVLGRLSFLAQHDAAYAELDKKFIELTKQIKELPTE comes from the coding sequence ATGAGAGAACTAATAAAATTACACAATGTTGCTTATGACATAATGAATGTTAAAGTTTTTGATGTGATATATGCTAGTGTGCAGCAAGGAGACAGGATCGGGATTATTGGTAAGAACGGGGCTGGGAAATCCACGCTACTGCAATTAATTAATCATGATTTAGAACCAACACAAGGACAGATCCAACGATTACAGCAAGATTTAAAAGTAGTCAGGCTTGAACAAGAAACGGAATCACATACATCTGAAGATATGACTGCTTTTGAAGTTGAACTATTGGAGAAATGGCAAGTACCCGCGCATGAATTTGAAAAATTGAGTGGGGGAGAAAAACTGAAAGCACGGCTTGCAAGTGGGTTTGCCAAGCATGCTCATATACTACTGCTAGATGAACCAACTAACCATCTTGATCAACGAAGTAAAGAATTCTTGATTCAGCAAATGGAGGGTTATAAAGGAACCCTTATCTTTGTCTCTCATGATCGTTATTTTTTAGATACGATGGCAACGAAAATATGGTCAATCGAAGGGAATCAACTGATTGAACATAAAGGGAATTACTCGAGCTATCAAGAGATGCGACAACTTAGAAGGCTTACTCAGCAGCGAGATTATGAAAAGCAAAAAAAGATGGTTGAACGCATTGAAAGTCAAATGGATGAACTCACTTCTTGGTCGAAAAAGGCTCATGCACAATCTACAAAAAAAGAAGGCTTTAAGGAATATTACCGTGTGAAAGCAAAACGTATGGATTCACAGGTGAAATCAAAACAAAAACGCTTAGAAAAAGAGCTTGAAAAAATTAAAGTGAAACCAGTTGAGCCAGAATATACCGTGCAATTTTCTATGAAAACATCTAATAAAGTAGGGAAACGATTCTTAGAGGTTAAAAATCTAACGAAGTCCTTTGATGAACGAATATTATTTCAAAACGCAAACTTCACCATTCAATATGGAGAAAAAATAGCGATTACAGGTTTAAATGGTTGTGGTAAAACGACTTTATTAAAAATAATCATGGGCGAGGAATCAGTTGAAGGTGATGTATGGATCTCTCCTTCCGCAAGTATTGGTTATCTTACACAAGAAGTATTTGATTTGCCATTAAATCAGACACCAGAGCAACTTTTTTACCAAGAAACATTTCAGAATAGAGGAAAAGTCCAAAACTTAATGAAGCATCTAGGATTTCACTCGTCACAGTGGACTGAACCAATTCGGGACATGAGTATGGGTGAACGTGTAAAATGCAAATTGATGGCCTATATACTAGAAGAAAAAGATGTGCTTATTTTAGATGAGCCGACCAATCATCTTGACTTACCTTCACGGGAACAATTAGAAGATACATTAGCCAAGTATAATGGAACGTTACTAGTGGTTTCGCATGATCGATATTTTTTCGAAAAAACAACGGAAAATAAGTTGGTCATTTCAAACAAGCAAATACAAAAGCAATATTCTGAAGCACTTCAAAAAAGAGATGAGATAGAAGAATTACGTTTAAAGTTAGAATCAGAGAGGCAAGAAGTGTTAGGTAGACTTAGTTTCCTCGCTCAACATGATGCTGCATATGCTGAACTAGACAAAAAATTTATTGAACTCACTAAACAAATAAAAGAACTTCCTACTGAATAG
- a CDS encoding bacteriorhodopsin — translation MGDQIESLHWFYVIVMAAGALYFYLLSRNPQGVYRYEYVIAIFIPCWSGAAYLSIALGQGFLEVQDRFVYFARYLDWVVTTPLLLLALALTAMFLKEQKDKALIGSLIGADVFMILTGLIADFSTGFQKYIWYTLGVFALLIILYIIWYPLRKIADSSGLELSKHYKRTAAYLTLFWIAYPTVWLLGPSGLGLTQNITDVTAFIILPIFSKVGFSILDLWGLRKIGLRKVSNMNVSG, via the coding sequence ATGGGAGATCAGATTGAATCATTACATTGGTTTTATGTAATCGTTATGGCAGCTGGAGCTTTGTATTTTTATCTATTAAGTAGAAATCCACAGGGTGTCTATCGATACGAATATGTAATTGCAATTTTCATTCCATGTTGGTCAGGTGCTGCTTACCTATCCATTGCTTTAGGACAGGGGTTCTTAGAGGTTCAAGATCGATTCGTCTATTTTGCAAGATACCTTGATTGGGTCGTCACAACCCCCTTATTATTACTTGCGCTTGCACTGACAGCGATGTTTCTTAAAGAACAGAAAGACAAGGCACTGATTGGTTCCTTAATAGGAGCAGATGTGTTTATGATTTTAACCGGTCTCATCGCGGATTTTTCAACAGGATTTCAAAAATATATATGGTATACGCTAGGAGTCTTTGCCCTTCTTATCATCCTTTATATCATATGGTACCCATTAAGAAAGATAGCCGATTCTTCAGGCCTAGAACTAAGTAAACATTACAAGCGAACAGCTGCCTATCTTACACTCTTTTGGATTGCCTACCCAACAGTGTGGTTATTAGGTCCTTCTGGGCTTGGACTTACACAGAACATCACAGATGTCACCGCGTTTATTATACTTCCAATCTTTTCGAAAGTTGGTTTTAGTATTTTAGATCTTTGGGGATTACGGAAAATAGGTTTACGGAAAGTAAGTAATATGAATGTATCTGGATAA
- a CDS encoding Gfo/Idh/MocA family protein produces MATIKMAIIGLGAFGSRILNPIPFFHKKDELEVVAICDVNDTLAKELAEKHEIPHWYTSYEEMLDTLVIDLVYVATPPSTHEVISKDVAARGIHIFCEKPLAESLESARNMLLDVKDKNIVHAVHFGQNYLPALNKFHKMVDDGYMGELNHIELNMHYSSWPPEWQQNDWISTRNGGFLLEQGVHLIQAIQRVFGRIIEIQSELEYPSSTESETKVKAKLTLESGHSIVIDGMVDPSIKEEVSLSAIGTEGVIAFSFSGVQAAKNGLPLEDVTLDEPFMYPWILAHIIKAVKGEPAEIYDYKAGYEAQVVVEIIRKGEQKVVNLRDYYIN; encoded by the coding sequence ATGGCAACAATTAAGATGGCTATTATTGGTTTAGGAGCTTTCGGATCAAGGATTTTAAATCCGATCCCATTTTTTCATAAGAAAGATGAACTTGAAGTAGTGGCGATTTGTGATGTGAATGATACCTTAGCAAAGGAACTAGCTGAAAAACATGAGATCCCACACTGGTATACATCTTACGAAGAAATGCTAGATACGTTAGTAATAGATTTAGTCTATGTCGCGACACCTCCTTCAACACATGAAGTAATCTCGAAGGACGTTGCTGCACGAGGAATTCATATCTTTTGTGAGAAGCCGTTAGCTGAATCTCTTGAAAGTGCAAGAAACATGCTACTTGATGTAAAAGATAAAAACATTGTTCATGCTGTTCATTTTGGTCAGAACTATTTACCTGCACTAAATAAGTTTCATAAGATGGTTGATGATGGCTATATGGGTGAACTGAACCACATTGAATTAAACATGCATTATAGTAGCTGGCCACCCGAGTGGCAGCAAAACGATTGGATTTCAACAAGAAACGGTGGTTTTTTGCTAGAGCAAGGTGTTCATCTTATTCAAGCCATTCAGAGAGTGTTTGGTAGAATCATAGAAATTCAAAGTGAATTGGAATATCCAAGTTCTACAGAATCAGAGACCAAAGTTAAAGCCAAGTTAACTCTTGAGTCTGGTCATTCTATTGTGATTGATGGCATGGTGGACCCAAGTATTAAAGAAGAAGTATCACTTTCAGCGATCGGGACTGAAGGTGTCATTGCATTCAGTTTTTCAGGAGTTCAAGCAGCCAAGAATGGCTTACCTTTGGAAGACGTCACCCTGGATGAGCCTTTCATGTATCCTTGGATTCTTGCTCATATTATCAAAGCTGTTAAAGGTGAGCCTGCCGAAATTTATGATTATAAGGCAGGCTATGAGGCTCAAGTGGTTGTGGAAATCATACGCAAAGGTGAGCAGAAGGTCGTTAATCTTAGAGATTACTATATTAATTAA
- a CDS encoding VOC family protein — protein MIVGMHPYLVLNGNGKEAVEFYEKSLDAKVLGIQTFGDLAENPEYPMAEEVKGRVMNAHLKVGNTDLMLSDTFPGNPYQIGSQVTIALLINQEEKTREIFRNLQEEGQVLMELQQTFWSSLYGQVKDKFGVTWQVSNQAAYEG, from the coding sequence ATGATTGTAGGAATGCATCCTTATTTAGTATTGAATGGTAACGGAAAAGAAGCAGTTGAATTCTATGAAAAATCATTGGATGCAAAGGTTCTCGGTATTCAAACGTTTGGCGATTTAGCTGAAAATCCCGAATACCCAATGGCCGAGGAAGTCAAAGGCAGAGTAATGAATGCACATCTGAAGGTTGGTAACACAGATCTAATGCTATCTGATACGTTTCCTGGAAACCCCTATCAAATCGGATCACAAGTAACGATTGCTCTATTAATTAATCAAGAGGAAAAAACTAGAGAAATATTCAGGAATTTGCAAGAAGAGGGACAAGTTCTAATGGAGCTTCAACAAACATTCTGGAGTTCTCTATACGGACAAGTGAAAGACAAGTTCGGTGTGACTTGGCAGGTTTCCAATCAAGCTGCTTACGAAGGTTAA
- a CDS encoding DUF305 domain-containing protein, which yields MKPYYKFAGMVITSTILMFLFKYWSTYEVGHIFFSESRLYMALLMGATMTFVMLLFMMHMLKNRKVNIGIAAASVILFTISLFLLRSQVLVDDTDYMKAMIPHHSIAILTSERADITDPRVRNLADTIIETQKKEIAEMKELIEDLEDKE from the coding sequence ATGAAACCATATTACAAATTTGCAGGAATGGTAATTACCTCTACCATACTGATGTTTCTATTTAAATATTGGAGTACTTATGAAGTTGGACATATATTTTTTAGTGAAAGTCGTTTATATATGGCTCTATTGATGGGTGCTACTATGACTTTCGTTATGTTACTATTTATGATGCATATGCTTAAAAACCGTAAAGTAAATATAGGGATTGCAGCTGCTAGTGTCATTTTATTTACCATCTCGTTGTTCTTACTTCGCAGCCAGGTCCTGGTGGATGATACCGATTATATGAAAGCCATGATTCCCCATCACTCAATTGCCATTTTGACAAGTGAACGGGCAGATATCACAGACCCGAGAGTACGAAACCTTGCTGATACAATTATTGAAACACAAAAGAAGGAAATTGCAGAAATGAAGGAATTGATTGAAGACCTTGAGGATAAGGAGTAG
- a CDS encoding FecCD family ABC transporter permease, translating into MMNEAMNLIMVGRTKRRRRFILVNVILVIIALALCCTMLMLGNTIYPVQDILRVLLGEEVKGATFAVGSIRLPRMVAGVFAGFAFGVAGTVFQTMLRNPLANPNVIGITAGSSAAAVFCIIVLQASSTVVSIASIFGGLATVIIIYLLSRGSSFSIGRLILIGIGIQAMLSAVISYLLLIGQLYDIPTAMRWLSGSLNGAKMENLYPLIVTVLIFTPVIVALGKRLDVLELGEQAATSLGIHTDKTRLLLIISSVLIIALATATTGPIAFIAFLAGPIAKRLVGAGFSPIIPAGLVGIILVLASDLIGQFAFVARYPVGVVTGIIGAPYLLYLLIRMNRKGDL; encoded by the coding sequence ATGATGAATGAAGCTATGAATCTTATAATGGTAGGTAGAACAAAGAGACGTCGACGTTTTATCCTTGTGAACGTTATACTTGTGATCATTGCCCTTGCACTGTGCTGTACGATGCTTATGCTTGGAAACACCATTTATCCTGTTCAGGATATCCTTCGTGTTCTGCTCGGTGAAGAAGTGAAGGGTGCAACATTTGCAGTGGGCTCTATACGTTTACCAAGAATGGTTGCAGGTGTTTTTGCAGGATTTGCTTTTGGTGTCGCGGGTACTGTTTTTCAAACGATGCTACGTAATCCCTTAGCCAATCCAAATGTCATTGGAATTACAGCTGGTTCAAGTGCGGCCGCTGTGTTTTGTATCATCGTGCTTCAAGCTAGTAGTACCGTTGTATCAATTGCCTCCATTTTTGGTGGGCTTGCTACTGTCATTATTATTTATCTTTTATCCAGAGGTTCTTCTTTTTCAATTGGTCGATTAATTTTAATCGGAATCGGTATACAGGCAATGCTAAGTGCTGTGATCTCTTATTTATTATTGATTGGTCAGCTATACGATATTCCTACGGCAATGAGATGGCTAAGTGGTAGTCTAAATGGTGCGAAGATGGAGAATCTGTATCCTTTGATTGTGACTGTGCTGATTTTTACACCTGTCATTGTTGCACTTGGGAAACGATTAGATGTATTAGAGCTTGGTGAGCAAGCTGCAACGTCACTTGGTATTCACACTGATAAAACAAGGCTTTTACTGATCATTAGTTCGGTATTGATTATTGCATTAGCGACTGCTACGACAGGGCCTATCGCATTTATCGCGTTCCTTGCTGGACCGATCGCCAAAAGATTAGTGGGTGCTGGGTTTTCACCTATTATTCCAGCAGGGCTAGTTGGCATCATTTTAGTGTTAGCATCAGATCTTATCGGACAATTTGCATTCGTTGCTAGATACCCCGTTGGTGTCGTTACTGGCATTATTGGTGCTCCATATTTGCTCTACTTGTTAATCCGAATGAATCGAAAGGGAGATTTATAA
- a CDS encoding methyl-accepting chemotaxis protein — translation MVVNLRGLVHQVQETSDQVAATSEELTASAEQSSHASEEITSNIQELASGSEHQAKQVENASETINQMIASVTQVSANTDTVTATVDETAVKTKEGSQAINQSVNQMNEIANTVQNLSHVVKGLGEQSREIGEIVTVITGIADQTNLLALNAAIEAARAGEHGKGFAVVADEVRKLAEESAKSSKEIAQLVSTIQSETSKAITSMDSTIKEVDNGIETAKIAGDSFQHIREAINTVTGQVKEVSTAMKEMSAGTETVLQSIHAVAQIAEESAAGTQNVSASSEEQLASMEEITASATNLSHMAEELSRQIGRFKI, via the coding sequence ATGGTAGTCAATCTAAGAGGGTTAGTACATCAGGTTCAGGAAACGTCTGACCAGGTCGCTGCGACATCTGAGGAGCTAACTGCAAGTGCGGAACAAAGCAGTCATGCTAGTGAAGAGATTACTTCTAACATCCAAGAATTAGCTTCTGGTTCAGAGCATCAAGCGAAGCAAGTTGAAAATGCTTCCGAGACGATTAACCAGATGATCGCAAGTGTAACTCAAGTATCAGCAAATACCGATACGGTTACAGCTACTGTAGATGAAACAGCTGTCAAAACAAAAGAAGGTAGTCAAGCAATCAATCAGTCCGTTAATCAAATGAACGAGATTGCCAATACAGTTCAGAACCTAAGCCATGTCGTGAAAGGGCTAGGCGAGCAATCAAGGGAAATTGGTGAAATCGTTACGGTAATTACGGGTATTGCAGACCAGACCAACCTACTCGCTCTTAACGCGGCAATTGAAGCTGCAAGAGCTGGAGAGCACGGAAAAGGTTTTGCGGTAGTCGCTGATGAAGTGAGAAAGCTTGCAGAAGAATCTGCAAAGTCGTCCAAAGAAATTGCTCAGCTTGTTTCAACAATCCAATCAGAGACGTCCAAAGCTATTACGTCTATGGATTCTACGATCAAAGAAGTGGACAATGGAATTGAGACTGCCAAAATAGCGGGAGATTCCTTCCAACATATTAGAGAAGCCATCAATACGGTAACGGGGCAAGTAAAGGAAGTTTCAACTGCTATGAAGGAAATGAGTGCAGGAACAGAAACTGTCCTACAAAGCATCCATGCTGTTGCTCAGATTGCGGAAGAATCAGCTGCAGGCACTCAAAATGTTTCAGCATCTTCTGAAGAACAACTTGCCTCCATGGAAGAGATTACAGCCTCTGCTACTAATTTATCTCACATGGCGGAAGAGCTAAGTAGACAGATTGGTAGGTTTAAAATATAG